From bacterium, a single genomic window includes:
- a CDS encoding thiamine diphosphokinase, producing the protein MELTHASPSSTNMMPHTDDQYSLLVCNGELAAPDVVRQLASRADSIVCADGGANAMHELGILPDTVIGDFDSIRDDVQQSLSERGVELLHLTRQDDTDLEKALMLLRDRSVPRVIVLGATGKQLDHSFGNFSILKRYIDRMHIVLFDSAFRVDFVRSGASYRGRAGDRVSLVPFPRAEEVTYTGLRYPLDAATLELGEREGTCNEALGEAFDVSLRAGTLLLFRSLHAELYLHPFLD; encoded by the coding sequence ATGGAACTCACACATGCTTCACCATCATCCACGAACATGATGCCGCATACCGATGACCAATACTCCCTTCTCGTCTGCAATGGCGAGCTCGCCGCACCAGATGTGGTGCGGCAGCTTGCCAGCCGGGCGGATTCCATTGTCTGTGCAGATGGTGGCGCCAATGCCATGCATGAACTCGGCATTTTGCCGGATACCGTCATAGGTGATTTCGATTCGATCAGGGATGATGTGCAGCAGTCCCTGAGCGAGAGGGGGGTAGAACTCCTTCATCTGACCCGTCAGGATGATACCGATCTCGAAAAAGCGCTCATGCTGCTGCGCGACCGAAGCGTGCCCCGCGTCATCGTCCTCGGAGCCACCGGGAAACAGCTGGATCACAGTTTCGGGAATTTCTCCATCCTCAAACGCTATATAGATCGCATGCACATCGTGCTCTTCGACAGTGCGTTTCGCGTGGATTTCGTCCGCAGCGGAGCAAGCTATCGTGGCCGTGCCGGTGATCGCGTCAGTCTCGTACCGTTTCCCCGTGCTGAAGAGGTCACGTACACCGGCCTCCGCTACCCGCTCGACGCCGCCACTCTTGAACTCGGAGAACGTGAAGGTACCTGTAACGAAGCCCTCGGTGAAGCCTTCGACGTCTCCCTCCGTGCCGGGACATTGCTGCTTTTCCGTTCTCTGCATGCAGAACTGTATCTCCACCCCTTTCTCGACTAA
- the groL gene encoding chaperonin GroEL (60 kDa chaperone family; promotes refolding of misfolded polypeptides especially under stressful conditions; forms two stacked rings of heptamers to form a barrel-shaped 14mer; ends can be capped by GroES; misfolded proteins enter the barrel where they are refolded when GroES binds): protein MAAKIIDYNVDARNALKRGVDQLANAVKVTLGPKGRNVVIDKKFGAPTVTKDGVTVAKEIELEDPVENMGAQMVREVASKTSDVAGDGTTTATVLAQAIVREGLKNVVAGANPMDIKRGIDLAVKQIVESLREMSQEIGDNKASIANVGAISANNDMTIGKLISDAMEKVGKDGVITVEDAKGMETLLDVVEGMQFDRGYLSPYFVTNTDSMKTELENPFILIHDKKISNMKDLLPILEKTAQQGRPILIIAEDIEGEALATLVVNKLRGTLKVAAVKAPGFGDRRKAMLEDIAVLTNGTVISEEKGYKLENATLNYLGTAKRVEIDKDNTTIVEGAGEADAIKQRINEIKVQIENTTSDYDREKLQERLAKLSGGVAVLKIGAATEVEMKEKKARVEDALHATRAAVEEGIVPGGGVAFIRSVSKLEGLTGENEDQNVGIDIVRRALEEPMRQIVANAGLEGSVIVQKIKEGKNDYGFNASTEVYENLVEAGVIDPTKVSRIALENAASVASLLITTECTIVEKEEDTPPMPAMPGGGGMDGMY, encoded by the coding sequence ATGGCAGCGAAAATCATTGATTACAATGTTGACGCACGCAACGCGCTCAAGCGTGGCGTCGATCAGCTTGCCAACGCCGTCAAGGTGACGCTCGGACCGAAAGGCCGCAACGTGGTCATCGACAAGAAGTTCGGTGCGCCGACCGTGACCAAGGATGGTGTGACGGTAGCGAAGGAAATCGAACTCGAGGATCCCGTTGAGAACATGGGTGCACAGATGGTGCGTGAAGTCGCTTCCAAGACAAGCGACGTCGCCGGTGATGGTACGACCACCGCAACAGTGCTCGCGCAGGCCATTGTGCGTGAAGGACTGAAGAATGTGGTTGCAGGTGCCAATCCGATGGACATCAAGCGCGGTATCGATCTTGCCGTGAAGCAGATCGTTGAAAGCCTGCGTGAAATGAGCCAGGAAATCGGTGACAACAAGGCGAGCATCGCAAACGTCGGCGCCATTTCCGCCAACAACGACATGACCATCGGCAAGCTTATCAGCGATGCGATGGAAAAGGTCGGCAAAGATGGCGTGATCACCGTCGAAGATGCCAAGGGCATGGAAACGCTGCTTGACGTCGTCGAAGGTATGCAGTTTGATCGCGGCTACCTCAGTCCGTACTTCGTCACGAATACCGATTCGATGAAGACCGAACTCGAGAATCCCTTCATCCTGATTCACGACAAGAAGATCAGCAATATGAAGGACCTGCTCCCGATCCTCGAAAAGACCGCACAGCAGGGTCGCCCGATCCTCATCATTGCCGAAGACATCGAAGGTGAAGCGCTTGCGACGCTGGTCGTCAATAAGCTGCGCGGCACCCTGAAAGTCGCTGCCGTCAAGGCGCCCGGCTTCGGTGACCGCCGCAAAGCCATGCTCGAAGACATCGCCGTGCTGACCAACGGTACCGTCATCAGCGAAGAGAAGGGCTACAAGCTCGAGAACGCAACGCTCAACTATTTGGGTACTGCAAAGCGCGTCGAAATCGACAAGGACAACACGACCATCGTCGAGGGCGCCGGCGAAGCCGATGCCATCAAGCAGCGCATCAACGAGATCAAGGTGCAGATCGAGAACACGACCAGCGACTATGATCGTGAGAAGCTGCAGGAGCGTCTGGCCAAACTGTCGGGCGGTGTCGCTGTGCTGAAAATCGGAGCAGCCACGGAAGTGGAAATGAAGGAAAAGAAAGCGCGCGTCGAAGACGCCCTGCACGCAACCCGCGCGGCCGTCGAAGAAGGAATCGTGCCTGGTGGTGGCGTTGCATTCATTCGCAGCGTGTCCAAGCTCGAAGGCCTCACCGGTGAGAACGAAGATCAGAACGTCGGTATCGACATCGTGCGCCGCGCACTTGAAGAGCCCATGCGTCAGATCGTCGCCAATGCCGGACTCGAAGGCTCGGTGATCGTGCAGAAGATCAAGGAAGGAAAAAATGACTACGGCTTCAATGCGAGCACTGAAGTGTACGAGAACCTGGTCGAGGCTGGTGTGATCGATCCGACCAAGGTGTCGCGCATCGCTCTCGAGAATGCCGCTTCCGTCGCCTCCCTGCTCATCACGACCGAATGCACGATCGTGGAGAAGGAAGAGGACACGCCTCCCATGCCGGCAATGCCGGGTGGCGGTGGCATGGACGGCATGTACTAA
- the groES gene encoding co-chaperone GroES, whose protein sequence is MNLKPLSDRVIVRPLEAEEKTAGGLFIPDSAKEKPQQGEIVAAGPGKVSDDGKQIPMEVKVGDKVLYGKYSGTEISSEGEDFLIMRENDIFAIVG, encoded by the coding sequence ATGAATCTGAAGCCCCTGTCTGACAGGGTCATTGTTCGTCCTCTCGAGGCGGAAGAGAAAACCGCCGGTGGTCTTTTCATCCCCGATTCCGCAAAGGAGAAGCCTCAGCAGGGCGAAATCGTCGCAGCTGGACCGGGCAAGGTCAGCGATGACGGCAAGCAGATTCCGATGGAAGTCAAGGTCGGAGACAAAGTGCTGTACGGGAAATATTCCGGGACGGAAATCAGCAGCGAAGGTGAAGACTTCCTCATCATGCGCGAAAACGACATTTTCGCCATCGTCGGGTAA